In Zingiber officinale cultivar Zhangliang chromosome 1A, Zo_v1.1, whole genome shotgun sequence, a genomic segment contains:
- the LOC122038662 gene encoding UDP-glycosyltransferase 73D1-like, producing the protein MTTDQPAARCAHFVLVPLMAQGHTIPIVDMAHFLARHGAHVTFLTTPLNALRIDAIIQRAGASGLAIDFVSLPFPCADAGLPLGCENIDALPSPSRDYLPNFLRACDMLRAPFTEHLRRHPLTPSCIVSDAAQPWTGEMARDLGVPRLIFHGLGGFTILARQILHQEDVYVRVTDESEILDVPGFPHPLRVPMAKTPGTFWGPKLQHLRLRSMEEEAKADGVVVNTFDDIEAVYVESYQKMIGKRVWTVGPLCLCNRDAAHMTARGNKAAVDENQYLRWLDSMAPTSVIYVSFGSLVTAGVEQIVEIGMALEGAGFPFVWAIKAGDQATIQVDRWLAESGFEERTRGRGLVIRGWAPQMMILSHPAAGGFLTHCGWNSTLEGICSGLPMATWPHFGDQHLNQKVVVEVLRIGVAVGGGSANWGDENSGTVVRREKIEKAVRELMGGGEEAEGRRERARELGEKAKRAMEEGGSSYQNLSMLIQQFPAEEE; encoded by the coding sequence ATGACGACGGACCAACCGGCGGCGAGATGTGCTCACTTCGTGCTGGTGCCGCTCATGGCGCAGGGCCACACCATCCCCATCGTCGACATGGCGCACTTCCTCGCCCGCCACGGCGCCCACGTCACCTTCCTCACCACCCCGCTCAACGCCCTCCGCATCGACGCCATCATCCAACGCGCCGGCGCGTCTGGGCTTGCCATCGACTTCGTCTCCCTCCCTTTCCCCTGCGCCGACGCCGGCCTTCCCCTAGGCTGCGAGAACATCGACGCCCTTCCGTCCCCGTCGCGCGACTACCTCCCCAACTTCCTCCGCGCCTGCGACATGCTCCGGGCCCCCTTTACCGAGCACCTCCGCCGGCACCCTCTGACGCCGAGTTGCATCGTCTCCGACGCCGCGCAACCGTGGACCGGGGAGATGGCGCGGGACCTGGGCGTCCCGCGGCTCATCTTCCATGGCCTCGGGGGCTTCACCATCCTCGCGCGGCAGATCCTGCACCAGGAGGACGTCTACGTGAGGGTCACCGACGAGTCGGAGATACTCGACGTCCCAGGATTTCCTCACCCGCTGCGGGTGCCGATGGCCAAAACTCCGGGCACCTTTTGGGGTCCTAAGCTGCAGCACCTACGCCTGAGGTCCATGGAGGAGGAAGCCAAGGCCGATGGCGTTGTGGTGAACACATTCGACGACATTGAGGCCGTGTACGTGGAGAGCTATCAGAAGATGATCGGAAAAAGGGTATGGACAGTCGGCCCCTTGTGCCTCTGCAACAGAGATGCCGCCCATATGACCGCGAGGGGAAACAAGGCGGCCGTTGATGAGAATCAATACTTGCGCTGGCTCGACTCAATGGCGCCGACCTCCGTGATTTACGTGAGCTTCGGTAGCCTCGTCACCGCCGGCGTCGAGCAAATTGTGGAAATTGGAATGGCTCTGGAAGGTGCAGGGTTTCCGTTCGTATGGGCGATTAAAGCCGGAGACCAAGCAACCATACAGGTGGATCGGTGGCTGGCAGAGAGCGGTTTTGAAGAGAGGACAAGAGGGAGGGGGCTGGTGATACGAGGGTGGGCGCCGCAGATGATGATCCTATCGCACCCTGCTGCCGGCGGGTTTTTGACGCACTGCGGGTGGAATTCCACTCTGGAGGGAATATGCAGCGGCCTTCCCATGGCGACTTGGCCGCACTTCGGAGACCAGCACCTGAACCAGAAGGTGGTGGTGGAGGTGCTGAGGATCGGGGTGGCAGTGGGAGGCGGATCGGCCAATTGGGGAGACGAGAACAGCGGGACGGTGGTGAGGAGGGAGAAGATCGAAAAGGCAGTGAGGGAGTTGATGGGAGGAGGGGAGGAAGCCGAAGGGAGGAGGGAGAGGGCGAGGGAGCTGGGGGAGAAAGCAAAGCGCGCCATGGAAGAAGGTGGCTCTTCTTATCAGAACTTGAGCATGCTGATACAGCAATTCCCGGCTGAAGAAGAGTAG